The following are encoded together in the Lactuca sativa cultivar Salinas chromosome 1, Lsat_Salinas_v11, whole genome shotgun sequence genome:
- the LOC111894723 gene encoding double-stranded RNA-binding protein 7 — translation MDEQLQSVSNCYVFKSRLQEYAQKAGLTTPIYHTIKEGPSHQPLFRSSVVLNDESYYSLTGFLNRKAAEQSAAEVALIEIAKSGATDKSVSHPVHETGLCKNLLQEYAQKMNYAIPSYTCTKDEKKGRESPFYCTVDIGGIKYIGTAAKTKKEAELKAAKIALLAIKMSGPESNWQSDPVDTDTDTLYTVVPTKRKEPEQVVVETEGKVKMKKRKKSKFVKQRRKKKARMPGGDDDDDGVVKTDDDPCSKNEVKVKDLESNCESVLVVNEEVKELKAIGESVFVVNEGVKDLQSNGENDLVACDNMS, via the exons GTGTATCAAATTGCTATGTATTCAAAAGTCGGTTGCAAGAGTATGCTCAAAAAGCAGGACTCACCACACCTATTTATCATACCATCAAAGAAGGCCCTTCACACCAGCCATTATTCAGGTCATCTGTTGTCCTAAATGATGAAAGTTATTATTCTTTGACTGGATTTCTAAACCGAAAAGCTGCTGAACAATCTGCTGCTGAAGTTGCTCTCATTGAAATTGCAAAATCTGGTGCTACAGATAAAAGCGTGTCTCATCCTGTG cATGAAACTGGATTATGCAAAAATCTGCTTCAAGAATATGCACAAAAGATGAACTATGCGATTCCATCATACACATGCACGAAAGATGAAAAAAAGGGGAGGGAATCCCCGTTTTATTGCACTGTTGACATAGGTGGAATTAAATACATTGGTACAGCAGCAAAGACAAAAAAGGAAGCAGAGCTTAAAGCTGCAAAAATCGCTCTTTTGGCTATAAAGATGAGTGGGCCAGAATCCAATTGGCAATCCGACCCGGTGGATACGGATACGGATACGTTATATACGGTGGTCCCCACTAAACGAAAGGAACCTGAGCAGGTGGTTGTGGAGACAGAGGGCAAAGTGAAaatgaaaaaaaggaaaaaaagtaAATTTGTTAAGCAACGACGAAAGAAGAAAGCTAGAATGCCAGgtggcgatgatgatgatgatggggtGGTGAAAACCGACGATGATCCTTGTAGTAAGAATGAGGTCAAAGTCAAAGATTTGGAGTCAAATTGTGAAAGTGTTTTGGTTGTGAATGAAGAAGTCAAAGAGTTGAAAGCAATTGGAGAAAGTGTTTTTGTTGTGAATGAAGGAGTTAAAGATTTACAGTCAAATGGGGAAAACGATTTGGTTGCGTGTGATAACATGAGTTGA